The Anomaloglossus baeobatrachus isolate aAnoBae1 chromosome 5, aAnoBae1.hap1, whole genome shotgun sequence genome includes the window AGGTTCAAAAACTGGCTCCGTTACTAAGGACCAGTAGAAGTTAAAAACATTTCCGAAACACTCTCCCTGGATGTAAAATACCTCTTGATTATCTTTACGTCTTTTTCCCCCAATTAAAAGTGGCACATAAAAATGAATACAAATGTTTATTAATACTttagttttaaaatatttattcATGTGTTTTTAGTGATCTATTTTGAGAATGAACTGAAGAGAGAAGTTATCATTGGACATGCAATGTTTCTCTCAACATCGAAAGCTCAACAGTAGTTAGAACTCTATAGCAATGAATGAAGAGAGACGGCACATAAACTGCCATATCTCGACTCAATGATAGTCGAAGATTAGCCAACATGGAGGATTAAGGTCCCCCGTTATGGAGATAAAGTTGCAGAAGTGAGACTCCTGTCTGTCACACATTTTATGTCATATCATCTTCTGAGACAACCCATTTAAATACAGTTTTTTCACCATCTTAAAACTATAGTAACAATATCAAGATGTCAGGatacaaatatacattatatacacctTTAATATTAAAAAAGGAAAATATACATGAATCATGTAATGATACAATGTGCAATGATATCAAATTTTTACTGTTAAATAAGTACAATATTGGAAATTACACAGTCAAGGGTGAAATTATTtgcaccattgaaattgttccataaaagaattttttttcacccagaatattattgcaattgcacatgttttgttatacacatttaattcctttgtgtgtattggaacaacacaaaaaaagcaaaaaaaagcaaaTAAGACATCATTTCACACAACACCTTGAAAACACCAGAAATTGGTACGCAACAAAATTAATATTTAGTTgtacactctttggaataaataactgtaatcCATCACTTTCCATAGCAATCACCAATCTTTtttcacctctcaactggaattttggaccactcttactTTCCAAACTACTCCAGGTTTCTCCTATTTGAAGGCACCTTCTTCCAACAGCATTTTTAAGATCTctgcacaggtgttcaatgggatttagatccggactcattgctgtcacttcagaactctccggCGTTTCATTTCCATTCAtttttgggtgcttcttgaagaatgtttggggtcattgtcctgctggaaatcaCAGGATTTAGCATGCAAACTCTTctttctgatactgggcactacattgtaacACAAATTTAGTTagtaattttcagatttcatgatgataTTCATATAATCAAGGCACCCACTGCCAGAagaagcaaaacaaccccaaaacatctttgagcttccaccatatttgactctAGGTACTGTGTTTTATTCTTTATAGGcttcattctgttttcggtaaacagtataatgatgtgctttaccaaaaagctctatgtctcatctgtccacaaaatgctttcccagaaggattttggcttattcaTGTATGTTTTGGCAAACTGCCATCTAGCTTTCTTTGTCTTGTGTCAACaagggggtcctcctgggtctcctacccTATTGTTTCATTTAATTGAAATGTCAATGGTTAGGTTGTgccgacactgatgcaccctgagcctgcaggacagctcgaATTTCGTTGGAACTTGattagggctgcttatccaccatctgaatgatcctgcattgcaacctttcatcaatttttctctgctgtccacatctagctacagtgccatgggttgtgaacttcttgactatgttgcatactgtggacaaaggaacatcaagatctctggagatggacttgtaaccttgagattgttgatatttttcaaaaattttgattctcaaatcctcagacagttctcatcTCTATTTTCTATTCTCCATACTTAGtgtggtacacacagacacacaatgcaaaggttGAGTCACCTTCTGCAGCTTTTATCTAACTTCAGGTATtattttcatattacccacacctgttacttgccacagatgagtttgaatgagcatcacatgcttcaaacaaagttgtttacccacaattttgcaaaaagtgccaacaattttgtccagagcatatttggggttttgtgtgaaattatgttcaatttgtctctttttttctctgtgttgttccaatacatacaaactAATAAACGTGTATAGCAAAAtttatgtaattgcaataattttctgggagaaaaaccTCATTTTATTgatcaatttcaagggtgtcaactctCTCGGCAATGACTATATATGAGAGGGAGTGCAGAGAGTGAAAATAGATAAAGACTCATCTATGCTGTCTCAGTTTCACCATCAGAAGAACTTTGGGATATATACATTATTTTCCCTTTTGGTGGAAGTATTCATTTTTGTGCTGTAGAAATAACATTAAAGCCTCTTCAAAGTAGTTTCACCACAAAAAAAAACCTTATGTAGGGttactttgtttttttttagagaAATTAAGACATTTATTAGTTTTTTAAAAGCATCTTTAAATTGCTTATTCTTCAGAGTGTAAATTACAGGATTGAGCAATGGGATCAGTACAATATAAAGAAGAGAGAAAAACTTGTCCTGTCTTGAAGAATACATTGATTTGGGCCTCATATAGAAAGACATAACAGTGCCGTAGAATAGAAGTACAGATGTGAGATGGGAAGCGCAGGTCGAGAAAGTTTTACTCCTTCCAACCGCAGAGTGAATATTCATGATATTAAATACAATATAAATGTAAGAAACCAAAATAATGAAGAATGTTCCAATACCAATCAGTGCACCTAAAATGTATATTGTAACATTAACATGCAGTGTATCGCTACAGGAAAGCTTTAGCAATGGAGATATATCACAAAAAAAATGATCAATTAGGTTGGTTGAACAAAAAGATAACTTTGCGACTAAAACTGCAAAGCAAACAGGTTCTAATAATGCAACAATCCATACTGAGATGGCTACAACAAGGCAGGTTCTTAGACTCATGAGTACGGTATAGTGGAGTGGATGACAGATTGCCACATAGCGGTCATATGCCATAACTGCAAGAAGATTCATTTCCATACAACCAAAGCAAAGGAAAAAATACATCTGTGTTATACAACCAACCATAGACATGATCTTCTGTTGAGTTGAAAGTTTAATAAGAAGATTGGGGAGAGTGGTAGAAGTGTAAGAAATATCCACAACTGAGAGGTT containing:
- the LOC142312649 gene encoding olfactory receptor 5AR1-like, with the translated sequence MYKEASRNESHAVEFTILCFSDLPHLQIPLFIIFLIIYLNVIFGNIAVFLAIVFDPHLYTPMYILLSNLSVVDISYTSTTLPNLLIKLSTQQKIMSMVGCITQMYFFLCFGCMEMNLLAVMAYDRYVAICHPLHYTVLMSLRTCLVVAISVWIVALLEPVCFAVLVAKLSFCSTNLIDHFFCDISPLLKLSCSDTLHVNVTIYILGALIGIGTFFIILVSYIYIVFNIMNIHSAVGRSKTFSTCASHLTSVLLFYGTVMSFYMRPKSMYSSRQDKFFSLLYIVLIPLLNPVIYTLKNKQFKDAFKKLINVLISLKKNKVTLHKVFFCGETTLKRL